One stretch of Cydia fagiglandana chromosome 18, ilCydFagi1.1, whole genome shotgun sequence DNA includes these proteins:
- the LOC134673193 gene encoding NADH dehydrogenase [ubiquinone] 1 alpha subcomplex subunit 8-like encodes MVITKDVTLPECDELTVQEINLSTPMLMSAAPYLGKLCENLNNEFMLCRQETQDPRACVDLGKRVTFCALKVFRSIKAGCSKEFNQYAECIDKSSGDFSFEHCRKTQAVFDKCMKDQLCVDRPDFGYFCRGRVHKSSSEPLPGPPCPCVPRVKDPTPSLPDSKERKPARFGSRFWWMTE; translated from the coding sequence ATGGTGATAACTAAAGATGTAACTCTACCAGAGTGTGATGAATTAACCGTGCAAGAAATCAACCTGTCGACTCCCATGCTGATGTCTGCTGCCCCTTACCTCGGGAAACTATGCGAAAATCTCAACAACGAATTCATGCTTTGTCGGCAAGAAACCCAGGACCCTCGCGCTTGTGTGGATCTCGGGAAACGTGTAACATTTTGCGCTCTAAAAGTTTTCCGTTCGATTAAAGCTGGGTGCAGCAAAGAATTCAACCAATACGCTGAATGCATCGATAAGAGCTCGGGAGATTTCAGTTTTGAGCACTGTAGAAAGACGCAAGCTGTGTTCGATAAGTGTATGAAAGATCAACTGTGTGTTGACCGGCCGGACTTCGGGTACTTTTGCCGAGGGCGCGTGCACAAGAGTAGCAGTGAACCACTGCCCGGGCCTCCTTGCCCGTGCGTACCCAGGGTTAAAGATCCGACTCCTTCTTTGCCGGACTCCAAGGAGCGTAAACCAGCCCGATTTGGTAGTCGGTTTTGGTGGATGACAGAATAG